From the Butyrivibrio fibrisolvens genome, one window contains:
- a CDS encoding HD domain-containing protein, whose protein sequence is MLRIRYEAQETVKLVGAKIMASRQFQEADLQTHHHVTTVARHSFRVACVCFCICHFLYVVFKIRTNWQLLIVCALLHDLGIIGRHFKYASKSECYMKHPVDSVDIADSLLGGLDDTARDIIGNHMWPVTPTRPRTIEGFIITVADKYSAMTDFIPMNHRQMLVEAAIL, encoded by the coding sequence ATGTTGAGGATAAGATACGAAGCACAGGAAACAGTTAAGTTAGTCGGAGCCAAGATCATGGCATCCAGACAGTTTCAGGAAGCAGATCTCCAGACACATCATCATGTTACCACCGTTGCAAGACATAGCTTCAGAGTTGCATGCGTATGCTTTTGCATATGTCATTTCCTTTATGTTGTCTTCAAGATAAGGACTAACTGGCAGCTTCTTATCGTATGCGCCCTCTTGCATGACCTTGGCATTATAGGCAGACACTTCAAGTATGCAAGTAAATCTGAGTGTTATATGAAACATCCGGTAGATTCAGTTGATATAGCAGATAGTCTTCTTGGTGGACTTGATGATACCGCAAGAGATATCATAGGCAATCACATGTGGCCTGTGACTCCCACACGTCCTCGTACTATTGAGGGATTTATAATAACTGTAGCTGATAAGTACAGCGCCATGACAGATTTCATTCCTATGAATCATAGGCAGATGCTTGTAGAAGCTGCTATTTTATGA
- a CDS encoding HD domain-containing protein → MNHIDNKNYTKKINNIKSVNNNEAINNTGKIDYLEKINHIEHISICQLIYDHPLYQNELAKIAGYESDRIFCRHTFEHFMDVARIAYIMNLEKEYKLSKEIIYAAALLHDIGRARQYEDGTPHDKAGAEIADKILSDCGFSDDEKNMIVAAIISHRGSAHEGDIYKSDKDAEHIEHTEYTRNILSAIIYKADKLSRQCFKCNAQKECNWSMEKRNLEINI, encoded by the coding sequence ATGAATCATATTGATAACAAAAATTATACTAAAAAAATAAATAATATAAAATCAGTAAATAATAATGAAGCAATAAATAATACTGGAAAAATAGATTATTTAGAAAAAATAAATCATATAGAACATATTTCCATATGCCAGCTGATATATGATCATCCGCTTTATCAAAATGAGCTTGCTAAGATTGCCGGATATGAATCAGACAGGATCTTTTGCAGGCACACCTTTGAACATTTTATGGATGTTGCGAGGATAGCTTATATCATGAATTTAGAGAAGGAATATAAGCTTTCTAAGGAGATTATCTATGCAGCAGCGCTGCTTCATGATATAGGAAGAGCAAGACAGTACGAAGATGGAACACCTCATGACAAGGCAGGAGCAGAAATCGCAGACAAGATCCTTTCTGATTGCGGATTTAGTGATGATGAAAAGAACATGATTGTAGCTGCTATAATAAGCCATCGCGGTAGCGCACATGAAGGCGATATCTATAAAAGCGATAAGGACGCAGAGCATATAGAGCATACAGAGTATACTCGAAATATACTTTCAGCTATCATCTACAAAGCTGATAAATTATCTCGCCAGTGCTTCAAGTGCAACGCTCAAAAAGAGTGTAACTGGAGCATGGAGAAGCGTAATCTTGAGATTAATATATGA
- a CDS encoding ABC transporter permease — translation MILENIKLSLSALYANKLRTCLTMLGIVIGIASMIAIMTVSDAMNKSTMNSMGDMGANVVSVFLTQKADENGEYDENVRAMKDKDYVSSQMLEGIRKTFGSSISGISISAEVGSVKVTDKKNYANITLIGSNATGIKKNNLTMLAGRSFVSKDYEDGKKVILVSDKYVQNMFSGDNEGALGQNVEVVINGKYYNYTIVGVYEYHDTGYSSGTSQRDIQTGAYIPYMTATRQLREEANITNFDVITKAGADPTQLSFDLMDYMNENFYKNNDAYEIYAYSMKAELKEMENMLNTQKMAFMAVGAISLLVGGIGVMNIMIVSITERTREIGTRKALGATNGYIRLQFITEAVVVCFIGGIIGVILGIVFGIAASNLMNYQGSPSVTGIAACLLFSIVFGVFFGYYPAGKAAKLNPIEALRYE, via the coding sequence ATGATATTAGAAAATATAAAGCTGTCTCTTTCAGCTCTCTATGCCAATAAATTAAGAACATGTCTTACGATGCTGGGAATAGTGATAGGTATCGCTTCTATGATAGCTATCATGACAGTAAGTGATGCTATGAATAAGTCTACTATGAATTCCATGGGAGATATGGGTGCCAATGTAGTTAGCGTATTCCTCACTCAGAAAGCTGATGAGAACGGAGAATACGATGAGAATGTCCGCGCTATGAAAGACAAGGACTACGTTTCGAGCCAGATGCTTGAAGGCATCCGAAAGACTTTTGGCAGTAGTATAAGTGGCATCTCCATATCTGCAGAAGTAGGCAGCGTGAAAGTTACAGATAAGAAGAACTATGCCAATATAACCCTTATTGGAAGCAATGCTACAGGTATCAAAAAGAACAATCTTACAATGCTTGCAGGAAGAAGTTTTGTATCAAAAGACTATGAAGATGGCAAAAAAGTTATCCTTGTGAGCGATAAATATGTTCAGAATATGTTCAGTGGTGATAATGAAGGCGCCCTTGGGCAGAATGTCGAAGTTGTTATAAACGGCAAATACTACAACTATACTATCGTAGGAGTATACGAATATCATGATACAGGATACAGTAGCGGAACAAGCCAGAGGGACATTCAGACAGGCGCCTATATACCATACATGACAGCAACAAGGCAGCTTAGAGAAGAGGCTAATATTACTAACTTTGATGTGATCACCAAGGCTGGAGCAGATCCGACACAGTTATCCTTTGATCTTATGGATTATATGAATGAGAACTTCTATAAAAACAATGATGCTTATGAAATCTATGCTTATAGCATGAAGGCTGAGCTTAAAGAGATGGAGAATATGCTTAATACTCAGAAGATGGCCTTCATGGCAGTTGGAGCCATATCTTTACTGGTAGGCGGAATCGGTGTTATGAACATCATGATCGTATCTATTACAGAGAGAACCAGAGAGATAGGCACCAGAAAAGCTCTTGGAGCTACCAATGGTTATATAAGGCTTCAGTTCATTACAGAAGCAGTAGTTGTATGCTTTATCGGCGGAATAATCGGTGTGATACTGGGTATTGTATTTGGAATAGCTGCATCAAATCTTATGAACTATCAGGGAAGTCCGTCAGTAACAGGTATCGCTGCATGTCTACTTTTCTCTATAGTATTCGGAGTGTTCTTTGGATATTATCCGGCAGGCAAGGCTGCAAAGCTCAATCCTATTGAAGCGCTGCGGTATGAATGA
- a CDS encoding histidine kinase dimerization/phospho-acceptor domain-containing protein: MDKGMSDEMSDETSMDIHYRGNNTSTWIKRDMDIYGIISDVRVYNGSSSVISSWTLRVNIKGPCYINQFWNGDVEIHQHVGRDDEVIQTLNLANYDEKEIKLDYIINESDLLIPLDEGDYFVYYPEESMREMPIKSGDETVVGFIMYYDDNIDLSDYTFYYYFSRSYFEGPVFLIICLLLVWEFFAFGMYLTAMYVYRKADREMELRKSGLSSMSGLYTIIYIVDLIEDKIIPVSYPEGLDKIRPRNLGANDQFKNLYKLDAVESYIEPLMEFGNLKTLPKRMENRNSISIEYVSKRFGWSRIRFINMDTGSDRPVEKVLFTIEQINEEKKEIDRILSQVEQAESKSRVKSAFLAGISREIRTPITVMLKLTDLIVNRSNDDLIRSYAKSVISSGKVLMAEVNSVIDYSNLEAGELELTPADYSLRGFLDEMYELIMPRIKYKGIEFQVDITDTIPDKMHGDSVRLMQILITLIMYTLSRNKTGGIRLGIFGKVTDERKVHLLISVKEIESSRRIDEKTRSYQKYMQSEGGLPPEKENEISIDLVQGLLQAMGAILNVSDTYGDGNDYYFEIDQEIVERSPIGQYSLRESEITW, translated from the coding sequence ATGGATAAAGGGATGAGTGATGAGATGTCTGATGAGACTTCAATGGACATCCATTATAGAGGAAATAATACTTCTACATGGATCAAAAGGGACATGGATATCTATGGGATAATATCGGATGTCCGTGTATACAATGGATCTTCTAGTGTTATAAGCTCATGGACGCTCAGAGTTAATATCAAAGGGCCATGTTATATTAATCAGTTCTGGAATGGTGATGTAGAGATACACCAGCATGTGGGCAGGGATGATGAAGTAATCCAGACTTTGAATCTTGCCAATTATGACGAGAAGGAGATCAAACTTGATTATATTATCAATGAGTCTGATCTATTGATTCCACTTGATGAAGGTGATTATTTTGTCTACTATCCTGAGGAAAGTATGCGTGAGATGCCTATAAAATCAGGGGATGAGACAGTAGTTGGCTTTATCATGTACTATGATGATAATATTGATCTTTCAGATTACACCTTTTATTACTATTTCAGTAGAAGTTATTTTGAAGGTCCTGTTTTCCTTATTATCTGTCTTCTTCTTGTATGGGAGTTCTTTGCATTTGGAATGTATCTTACAGCCATGTATGTATATAGAAAGGCTGACAGGGAGATGGAACTTCGTAAGTCCGGCCTTTCGAGCATGTCAGGACTTTATACTATCATTTATATAGTAGATCTTATTGAGGATAAGATCATACCTGTAAGTTACCCTGAAGGGCTTGATAAGATCCGTCCCAGAAACCTTGGCGCCAATGATCAGTTCAAGAATCTCTACAAGCTGGATGCTGTTGAGTCTTACATAGAACCTTTGATGGAATTTGGCAATCTTAAAACCCTCCCCAAAAGGATGGAAAACAGAAACAGTATATCAATTGAATATGTAAGTAAAAGGTTTGGCTGGAGCAGAATCAGATTTATCAATATGGATACAGGTTCTGACAGGCCTGTAGAAAAGGTTCTATTCACGATAGAACAGATTAATGAAGAGAAAAAAGAGATAGACAGGATCTTAAGTCAGGTCGAGCAGGCTGAGTCTAAGAGCCGTGTAAAGAGCGCTTTTCTTGCCGGTATATCAAGAGAGATCAGAACACCTATAACCGTGATGCTCAAACTTACAGATCTTATTGTGAATCGCAGTAATGATGATCTTATCAGATCATATGCCAAATCTGTTATAAGCTCCGGCAAAGTCCTTATGGCAGAAGTTAACAGCGTTATAGATTATTCAAATCTTGAAGCCGGTGAACTTGAACTTACCCCGGCAGATTATTCATTAAGAGGATTTCTTGATGAGATGTATGAGCTGATAATGCCGAGGATCAAATATAAAGGAATAGAATTCCAGGTAGATATAACTGATACTATTCCTGATAAGATGCATGGCGACAGCGTCAGACTTATGCAGATACTGATCACACTTATAATGTATACCTTAAGTCGTAATAAAACAGGCGGTATCAGACTTGGTATATTTGGTAAAGTTACAGATGAAAGAAAAGTTCATCTGCTAATATCGGTCAAGGAGATAGAGTCTTCGCGTAGAATTGATGAAAAAACAAGGTCTTATCAGAAGTACATGCAATCTGAAGGTGGACTTCCTCCTGAAAAAGAAAATGAAATAAGTATAGATCTTGTACAAGGCCTCTTGCAGGCTATGGGAGCTATTCTTAATGTTTCAGATACATATGGAGATGGTAATGACTATTACTTTGAGATCGATCAGGAGATAGTCGAAAGAAGCCCTATTGGACAATACAGCCTTAGAGAAAGTGAGATAACCTGGTAA
- the folP gene encoding dihydropteroate synthase has protein sequence MKIGNREFDVNSADHKCYIMGILNVTPDSFSDGGKWNTLGKARDHVAGMIEEGADIIDVGGESTRPGHEQISIEEEIERVTPYIEMIKKEFDIPVSIDSYKADVIEAALKSGADLVNDVWGFRYEKFYEGCEEIPRIAQITKKYDVPVCLMHNRPDRDYTDYIEDVIADLQDSVDIALSVGIDKDKIIVDPGIGFAKDLEQNLILTNRLQELGRLGYPILLATSRKSMIGLSLDLPSDERVEGTIATSVLGVMKGASFVRVHDVKENKRAIEMTRAILNEQKCL, from the coding sequence ATGAAGATAGGTAACAGAGAATTTGATGTTAATAGTGCTGATCATAAGTGTTATATAATGGGTATACTTAATGTAACACCTGACTCTTTTTCCGACGGAGGTAAGTGGAATACTCTAGGCAAAGCCAGAGACCACGTTGCCGGAATGATAGAAGAGGGCGCCGACATAATAGATGTAGGCGGCGAGTCCACAAGACCCGGGCATGAGCAGATATCTATAGAAGAGGAGATAGAGAGAGTCACTCCTTATATAGAGATGATAAAGAAGGAATTCGACATACCGGTTTCTATTGACAGCTATAAGGCAGATGTTATTGAAGCGGCTCTAAAAAGCGGAGCCGATCTTGTTAATGATGTATGGGGCTTTAGGTACGAGAAGTTCTATGAAGGCTGCGAAGAAATACCAAGGATCGCTCAGATCACCAAAAAGTATGACGTACCTGTATGTCTGATGCATAACAGACCCGATAGAGACTATACTGATTATATAGAAGATGTTATTGCTGACCTGCAAGATTCTGTAGATATAGCACTTAGTGTAGGCATTGATAAGGACAAGATCATCGTAGATCCGGGTATTGGCTTTGCCAAAGATCTTGAACAGAACCTTATACTCACAAACAGGCTTCAGGAGCTTGGAAGACTTGGATATCCTATACTTCTTGCAACATCCCGTAAGTCCATGATAGGTCTGTCACTTGACCTTCCATCTGATGAGAGAGTAGAAGGAACTATTGCAACTTCCGTGTTAGGAGTTATGAAGGGCGCTTCTTTTGTAAGAGTGCATGATGTTAAAGAGAACAAAAGAGCTATAGAAATGACGAGGGCAATTTTAAATGAGCAAAAGTGTTTATGA
- the folK gene encoding 2-amino-4-hydroxy-6-hydroxymethyldihydropteridine diphosphokinase: MSKSVYDKITIKGLEVFANHGVYPEENRLGQKFVVNAVLYVDTRAAGLSDDLDLSVNYGTVCHQITDFLTANTYKLIERVAEELARHILINNPLVHEIDVEIEKPGAPIGLPLETVSVKIHRGWHDVAIALGSNMGDSKKFLDEAVEKVGQLPDTKVIKVATYITTKPYGGVEQDDFLNSAMTIRTMLTPTELLDRLHDIEREAGRERIIRWGPRTLDLDILLYDDLVMDTEDLTIPHIEMHLRDFVLKPLAEIAPWLRHPVYGKTVAQMLSELK; encoded by the coding sequence ATGAGCAAAAGTGTTTATGATAAGATCACAATAAAGGGACTTGAGGTATTCGCTAATCACGGCGTATATCCTGAAGAGAACAGGCTGGGGCAGAAGTTTGTAGTTAATGCGGTATTGTATGTTGATACAAGAGCTGCAGGATTATCTGATGATCTTGACTTGTCTGTTAATTATGGAACAGTATGCCATCAGATAACAGATTTCCTTACAGCCAATACCTATAAGCTTATAGAAAGGGTTGCAGAAGAGCTTGCAAGACATATCCTTATTAACAATCCGCTGGTTCATGAGATAGATGTAGAGATAGAAAAGCCCGGAGCTCCTATAGGACTTCCGCTTGAGACAGTAAGTGTTAAGATTCACAGAGGCTGGCATGACGTAGCTATAGCACTTGGAAGTAATATGGGTGATAGCAAAAAGTTCCTTGATGAAGCTGTAGAGAAGGTTGGACAGCTTCCGGATACCAAGGTCATCAAAGTAGCAACTTATATTACGACTAAGCCATACGGCGGAGTAGAGCAGGATGACTTCCTTAACAGTGCCATGACCATAAGAACTATGCTGACACCAACAGAGCTTCTGGACAGGCTCCATGATATTGAGAGAGAAGCCGGACGTGAGAGGATCATCCGCTGGGGACCAAGAACCCTTGATCTTGATATACTTCTATACGATGATCTTGTTATGGATACCGAGGATCTGACTATACCTCATATCGAGATGCATCTTAGAGACTTTGTCTTAAAGCCTCTTGCTGAGATAGCACCCTGGCTTCGTCACCCTGTATATGGCAAGACTGTTGCACAGATGCTGAGCGAGCTTAAGTAG
- a CDS encoding DUF5071 domain-containing protein, whose protein sequence is MNSFMPADESFNGDMEFADLMSDPDAQLLIAQIMDWTQDPNWPDTTRILEILHQHEQILIPYIRDVLKNQDPEWKEWILTYLVAYFPDEYLAKLQEELKLVMNTDMYDKDYKNIP, encoded by the coding sequence ATGAATAGTTTTATGCCTGCAGATGAATCTTTTAATGGAGATATGGAATTTGCAGATCTAATGTCAGATCCGGATGCGCAGCTTCTAATAGCTCAGATCATGGACTGGACACAAGATCCAAATTGGCCTGACACTACAAGAATATTAGAGATATTACATCAGCACGAACAGATCCTGATACCATACATCAGAGATGTACTAAAAAATCAGGACCCGGAATGGAAGGAATGGATCCTTACATATCTCGTTGCATATTTTCCGGATGAATATCTAGCAAAGCTGCAAGAAGAATTAAAGCTAGTCATGAACACAGATATGTATGATAAAGACTATAAAAATATTCCTTAG
- a CDS encoding bifunctional folylpolyglutamate synthase/dihydrofolate synthase, which yields MMNYEQALNYIESIEKFGIDLGLDRMRELLRRLGDPQDGLRYVHVAGTNGKGSTVAFISNILMAAGYKTGIYISPSLDRFTKRIQVDGREIDRDVLAALTQKVKDAADSMQQDGLSVPTEFEQVNAIAFLYYKHEKCDFVVLEVGLGGRMDSTNVINCPEVAVIASISFDHMQYLGNTLPEIAGEKAGIMKEGGDVVVYDQAPEVMEVFRNVAKERGCRLYVSGMPEGDKAIKYDLTGQYFKYESEIYHISLLGDYQIRNASLALAAVRILQSKGYDKITEDAIRQGLVNTRWEGRFELLQDDPKVIVDGAHNPDGIRVLCTSLKRLFPDKKIIFIAGVLADKDYKSMMKMVAPLGKVFHTITPPNNRALPAEDLADTFRSFGSEAVSHGSVEEALDSALKEAAEDDVICAFGSLYYIGQIRKLILGAV from the coding sequence ATGATGAATTATGAACAGGCACTAAATTACATTGAATCAATCGAGAAGTTCGGCATAGACCTAGGACTTGACAGGATGAGAGAGCTTCTTAGGCGCCTTGGAGATCCTCAAGACGGGCTTAGATATGTACATGTAGCAGGAACTAATGGTAAGGGTTCTACAGTTGCTTTTATATCCAATATTCTCATGGCAGCAGGCTACAAGACAGGTATCTACATATCGCCGTCTCTTGACAGATTCACTAAGCGTATTCAGGTTGATGGCAGGGAGATAGACAGGGATGTTCTGGCTGCGCTGACACAGAAGGTCAAAGATGCTGCTGATAGCATGCAGCAAGACGGACTGTCTGTCCCTACAGAGTTCGAGCAGGTCAATGCAATTGCTTTTCTTTACTATAAGCATGAAAAGTGTGATTTTGTAGTACTTGAAGTAGGTCTTGGCGGAAGGATGGACTCTACTAATGTTATTAACTGTCCGGAAGTTGCAGTCATTGCTTCTATAAGCTTTGATCATATGCAGTATCTTGGTAACACCCTTCCTGAGATAGCAGGCGAGAAGGCCGGCATCATGAAAGAGGGCGGAGACGTAGTTGTATATGACCAGGCTCCTGAAGTTATGGAAGTATTTAGAAATGTAGCCAAGGAGCGCGGTTGCAGACTCTACGTATCAGGAATGCCTGAAGGAGATAAGGCAATAAAATATGATCTTACTGGGCAGTATTTTAAATATGAGTCTGAGATATATCACATAAGCCTTCTTGGAGACTATCAGATCCGTAATGCGTCGCTTGCTCTGGCAGCTGTTCGTATATTGCAGAGCAAAGGTTATGACAAGATCACAGAAGATGCTATAAGACAGGGCCTTGTTAATACCAGATGGGAAGGCAGATTTGAACTTTTGCAGGATGATCCTAAGGTGATAGTGGACGGAGCTCATAACCCTGATGGTATCAGAGTATTGTGTACTAGTTTGAAGCGTCTTTTTCCTGATAAGAAGATCATATTTATAGCCGGAGTTCTTGCTGATAAGGATTACAAGAGCATGATGAAGATGGTGGCGCCTCTTGGCAAGGTCTTCCACACGATCACACCGCCCAATAACAGAGCACTTCCTGCTGAGGATCTTGCGGATACTTTCAGATCCTTTGGTAGTGAGGCTGTATCTCATGGCAGTGTAGAAGAGGCGCTTGATAGTGCGCTAAAAGAGGCAGCAGAAGATGATGTTATATGTGCATTCGGATCACTTTATTATATAGGCCAGATTAGGAAGCTGATCCTTGGAGCGGTATAG
- the folE gene encoding GTP cyclohydrolase I FolE, producing MDDNKIKEGVRLILEGIGEDINREGLLETPDRIARMYHELAAGYTEDAATHLAKRFHVDTSDIVVEKDIPLYSFCEHHMLPFYGTAAVAYIPDGEVVGLSKIARTVDVFAKRFQVQERLTSQIADAFETELHPKGVMVLVEAEHMCMTMRGIRKPGSKTVTVVTRGAFATDKNLQDTFYRMIGR from the coding sequence TTGGACGATAATAAGATTAAAGAAGGTGTAAGACTTATTCTTGAAGGAATAGGTGAAGATATAAACAGGGAGGGACTTCTTGAAACACCCGACAGGATCGCAAGGATGTATCATGAACTGGCAGCAGGATATACTGAGGATGCGGCAACTCACCTTGCCAAGCGTTTTCATGTGGATACTTCAGATATAGTTGTTGAGAAGGATATTCCTCTTTATTCATTTTGTGAGCATCATATGCTTCCTTTCTATGGGACAGCAGCTGTAGCATATATTCCGGATGGAGAGGTTGTAGGTCTTAGCAAGATCGCACGTACAGTAGACGTATTTGCTAAGAGGTTCCAGGTTCAGGAACGCCTTACATCTCAGATAGCAGATGCCTTTGAGACAGAACTTCATCCCAAGGGAGTTATGGTACTTGTAGAAGCTGAGCATATGTGCATGACCATGCGCGGAATACGTAAGCCGGGATCTAAGACAGTTACAGTTGTAACAAGAGGCGCGTTCGCTACAGATAAGAACCTTCAGGACACCTTCTATCGCATGATAGGAAGATAA
- a CDS encoding TrpB-like pyridoxal phosphate-dependent enzyme, with translation MKTEQDKNIPYKTYLDESELPKSWYNVRADMKNKPAPLLNPATHEVMKAEDLAPVFCDELIKQELDNDTAYFDIPSEILDFYKMYRPSPLIRAYFLEEKLQTPAKIYYKFEGNNTSGSHKLNSAIAQAYYAKKQGLKGVTTETGAGQWGTALSMACSYFDLDCKVYMVKVSYEQKPFRREVMRTYGASVTPSPSMETEIGKKILAAHPGTTGSLGCAISEAVEKATSTPGYRYVLGSVLNQVLLHQSVIGLETKAALDKLGVKADIIIGCAGGGSNLGGLISPFMGEKLRGEADYRIIAVEPASCPSLTRGKYAYDFCDTGMVCPLAKMYTLGHDYIPAPNHAGGLRYHGMSSTLSQLYDDGLMEAVSVPQTKVFEAAEEFARVEGILPAPESSHAIRVAIDEALKCKETGEEKTIVFGLTGTGYFDMVAYEKFHDGLMEDYIPTDAELNESFAKLPKMD, from the coding sequence ATGAAAACTGAACAAGATAAGAACATCCCTTATAAGACATACCTTGATGAAAGCGAACTTCCCAAGAGCTGGTACAACGTACGTGCGGATATGAAGAATAAGCCCGCACCGCTTCTTAATCCTGCAACACATGAAGTTATGAAAGCTGAAGACCTGGCTCCTGTTTTTTGTGATGAGCTTATCAAGCAGGAACTTGATAATGATACAGCTTATTTTGATATTCCTTCAGAGATTCTTGATTTTTACAAGATGTATCGTCCGTCACCACTTATAAGAGCATATTTCCTTGAAGAGAAGTTACAGACTCCGGCTAAGATATATTACAAATTTGAAGGCAATAATACTTCCGGATCACATAAACTTAACTCTGCTATTGCTCAGGCATATTATGCCAAGAAGCAGGGGCTTAAAGGTGTTACCACAGAAACAGGTGCAGGTCAGTGGGGAACAGCACTTTCTATGGCTTGTTCTTATTTTGATCTTGACTGTAAGGTTTACATGGTCAAGGTTTCTTATGAACAGAAGCCTTTCCGCCGTGAAGTCATGAGGACATACGGCGCCAGTGTAACACCTTCACCTTCTATGGAGACAGAGATCGGCAAGAAGATCCTTGCTGCTCACCCGGGGACTACAGGAAGCCTTGGATGTGCCATCTCTGAAGCTGTTGAAAAGGCTACGTCAACGCCTGGATATCGCTATGTACTTGGAAGCGTACTCAATCAGGTACTTCTCCATCAGTCGGTAATAGGACTTGAGACCAAAGCTGCCCTTGATAAGCTTGGTGTCAAAGCTGATATCATAATAGGATGCGCAGGTGGTGGATCAAACCTCGGCGGTCTTATCTCTCCTTTCATGGGTGAAAAGCTACGAGGAGAAGCTGATTACAGGATTATTGCTGTTGAGCCCGCAAGCTGTCCTTCACTTACAAGAGGCAAGTATGCATATGACTTCTGTGATACCGGAATGGTATGCCCTCTTGCTAAGATGTATACACTTGGACATGACTATATCCCTGCTCCTAACCATGCAGGTGGTCTCCGCTATCATGGTATGAGTTCAACATTGTCTCAGCTTTATGACGATGGTCTTATGGAGGCTGTATCTGTTCCTCAGACCAAAGTATTTGAAGCTGCAGAAGAGTTTGCAAGAGTAGAGGGTATCCTCCCTGCTCCTGAAAGTTCACATGCTATAAGAGTTGCTATAGATGAAGCTTTAAAATGTAAGGAAACAGGCGAAGAGAAGACTATCGTATTCGGACTTACAGGAACAGGATATTTTGATATGGTAGCTTATGAGAAATTCCATGATGGTCTTATGGAAGATTACATTCCTACTGATGCCGAGCTTAACGAGTCTTTTGCCAAGCTCCCTAAGATGGACTAA